From the genome of Verrucomicrobiia bacterium, one region includes:
- the cls gene encoding cardiolipin synthase, whose protein sequence is MDWLASLAKIWHWLVALLTITLDVLASGHALLYKRDSRAATAWVGFIWFTPLIGAVAYFVFGVNRIKRRALSLRGDQERFANRSGCPGLQPTDLAALFQPEHQPLAGLAETMANILPRSLLPGNRVQLLVNGDAAYPAMLEAIANAKESVTLATYIFDRDAAGLAFVKALGDAVRRGVQVRVLIDATGIRYSWPSILGALQQEKIPCARFLRTFPLRRLLEMNLRNHRKLLVVDGQLGFTGGMNIRIGHWLSKQPKSPVCDLHFQLRGPVVSHLQEAFVEDWCFTTQEVLAGEKWFPCLERCGPIIARGITDGPDEDFEKLRWTILTALSVAKKSVRIATPYFLPEQTIVAALNLAALRGVQVDILLPSRCNLPLVQWASRAMWWQVLEHGCRIWLSPPPFDHSKVFLVDDAWSLIGSTNWDPRSLRLNFEFNVECYDPQLARELATWFDAQLRISRQTTLQEVDQRSLFVRLRDGAARLLSPYL, encoded by the coding sequence ATGGACTGGCTCGCATCGCTCGCAAAAATCTGGCACTGGTTGGTGGCGCTATTGACCATAACCCTTGACGTATTGGCGTCGGGACACGCGCTCCTTTACAAACGCGACTCGCGCGCCGCCACGGCGTGGGTGGGGTTTATCTGGTTCACGCCACTGATCGGAGCCGTGGCCTATTTCGTTTTTGGCGTCAACCGCATCAAACGTCGCGCGTTGTCCTTGCGCGGAGATCAGGAACGCTTTGCCAATCGGAGCGGCTGTCCCGGACTTCAACCGACGGATCTGGCCGCGTTATTTCAGCCGGAACATCAACCGCTGGCCGGTCTGGCTGAAACCATGGCCAACATCCTGCCGCGCTCGTTATTGCCGGGCAATCGGGTGCAACTGCTCGTCAATGGCGATGCCGCTTATCCGGCAATGCTGGAGGCGATTGCCAACGCGAAGGAGAGCGTCACGCTGGCCACTTACATTTTTGATCGCGATGCCGCCGGCCTGGCTTTCGTCAAGGCGCTGGGGGATGCGGTCCGCCGTGGCGTGCAAGTGCGGGTCTTGATTGACGCAACCGGGATTCGATATTCATGGCCTTCGATTCTGGGCGCGTTACAACAAGAGAAAATTCCGTGTGCCCGCTTCCTGCGCACTTTTCCGCTGCGGCGGCTGTTGGAAATGAATTTGCGCAACCACCGCAAACTGCTCGTGGTGGATGGCCAACTGGGGTTCACCGGCGGCATGAACATCCGGATCGGTCACTGGCTCAGCAAGCAGCCGAAATCGCCGGTGTGCGATTTGCACTTTCAACTGCGAGGACCGGTGGTGTCGCATTTGCAGGAGGCTTTTGTCGAGGACTGGTGTTTTACAACTCAGGAGGTTTTAGCGGGTGAGAAATGGTTTCCGTGTCTGGAACGCTGCGGTCCGATCATTGCCCGCGGCATTACGGACGGGCCGGATGAGGATTTTGAGAAACTGCGCTGGACCATTCTGACCGCCTTGTCGGTCGCCAAAAAATCCGTGCGTATTGCCACGCCATATTTCTTACCGGAGCAGACGATCGTGGCGGCGCTTAATCTGGCGGCGTTACGAGGGGTGCAGGTGGATATTTTGTTGCCGAGCCGATGTAACCTGCCGTTGGTGCAATGGGCCTCCAGGGCCATGTGGTGGCAGGTGTTGGAACACGGGTGTCGGATCTGGCTCTCGCCGCCGCCGTTCGATCACTCGAAAGTCTTTCTGGTGGACGATGCCTGGTCGCTGATTGGCTCGACGAATTGGGATCCGCGCAGCTTGCGACTTAATTTCGAGTTCAACGTCGAATGTTACGATCCGCAGCTCGCCCGGGAATTGGCCACCTGGTTTGACGCGCAACTGCGGATCAGCCGGCAAACCACCTTGCAAGAGGTGGATCAACGCTCCCTCTTCGTTCGACTCCGCGATGGCGCCGCGCGTCTGCTAAGTCCGTATTTGTGA
- a CDS encoding rod shape-determining protein, protein MLAQVKSLFSNDIGIDLGTANSLVYVRDRGIVLREPSVVAIQAGTTNVLAVGEEAKRMLGRTPGNIVAIRPMKDGVIADFEITEAMLRHFIQKVHHRKLIAPRVVVAVPSGITEVEKRAVKDSATHAGAREVYLIEQPMASAIGVGLPVHEPAGNMIVDIGGGTCEIAIISLAGIVFSRSLRVGGDEFDDTIVAHMKRAYNLMIGERTAEEIKIKISSAFPQEQELTMEVKGRDLSSGLPKTITIRSEEIREALQEPLSSILESIRLTLERCPPELAADLVDRGIVMAGGGALLRGIDRLVAEETGLPVHIADDPLTAVAEGTGRVLQELQFLKRVTSASK, encoded by the coding sequence ATGTTAGCGCAAGTTAAAAGCCTGTTTTCCAACGATATTGGGATAGATCTGGGGACCGCCAACTCTCTCGTTTATGTGCGAGACCGCGGCATCGTCCTGCGGGAACCTTCGGTCGTGGCAATTCAGGCGGGTACTACCAATGTGTTGGCGGTCGGCGAGGAAGCCAAGCGGATGCTTGGCCGCACGCCCGGCAACATCGTGGCCATTCGGCCGATGAAGGACGGCGTGATTGCCGATTTCGAAATCACCGAGGCCATGCTGCGTCACTTCATCCAGAAGGTGCATCACCGGAAATTAATCGCCCCACGCGTTGTGGTGGCGGTGCCTTCGGGGATTACGGAAGTGGAAAAACGGGCGGTAAAAGATTCCGCCACCCACGCGGGCGCACGTGAAGTTTACTTGATCGAGCAGCCCATGGCTTCGGCCATCGGCGTCGGTCTCCCGGTCCACGAACCGGCGGGAAACATGATCGTGGACATCGGGGGTGGCACTTGTGAAATTGCCATCATCTCCCTCGCCGGGATCGTCTTCAGCCGCAGCCTGCGGGTGGGCGGAGACGAATTTGACGACACCATTGTCGCTCACATGAAACGGGCCTACAATTTAATGATTGGCGAACGCACTGCGGAGGAGATCAAGATTAAAATCAGCTCTGCCTTTCCGCAGGAGCAGGAATTAACCATGGAAGTGAAAGGACGCGATTTAAGTTCCGGACTGCCCAAAACGATAACGATTCGTTCGGAGGAAATTCGCGAAGCCTTGCAAGAACCGCTTTCAAGCATATTGGAATCCATCCGGCTGACGCTTGAACGTTGCCCCCCGGAACTGGCCGCGGATCTGGTGGATCGCGGCATTGTGATGGCGGGTGGCGGCGCGTTATTGCGCGGCATAGACCGGCTGGTCGCTGAAGAAACGGGACTGCCGGTGCATATTGCGGACGATCCCCTGACGGCGGTGGCCGAAGGGACGGGCCGGGTGCTCCAAGAACTCCAATTTTTGAAGCGCGTCACCAGCGCCTCCAAATAA
- a CDS encoding 1-deoxy-D-xylulose-5-phosphate reductoisomerase has protein sequence MKNVVVLGSTGSIGTSTIKVAEDLPDRIRLLGLAAGNNTARLVEQARRHQPVAVAIKDATKMAELREALGASCEIYSGDEGLIKLATHPQADIVLIAIVGTAGLAPALAAIRAGKDIAVASKEILVMAGEIVMREARQHGVRVLAVDSEHSAIFQCLDGKPAASVRKLWLTASGGPFRDKAVWPPEKFARITVADALRHPSWVMGKKITIDSATLFNKGLEMIEARWLFDIEMTRVDVLVHPQSIVHSMVEFVDGALLAQLSAPDMCLPIQYALTYPERVVSTRVQTDFTAIGRLEFEAPDVERFPALSLARRAGEAGGTLPAVFNAANEVAVEAFLNQRINFPQITATVRRVMDVHKNLNHPTLEQILTADAWARREAARC, from the coding sequence ATGAAAAACGTGGTGGTTCTGGGCAGCACGGGTTCAATCGGCACCAGCACGATCAAGGTGGCGGAGGATTTGCCGGATCGCATCCGCCTGCTCGGCCTGGCGGCCGGCAACAACACCGCGCGGTTGGTGGAACAGGCGCGACGCCATCAGCCCGTGGCGGTGGCCATCAAAGACGCCACCAAAATGGCGGAGCTGCGGGAAGCGCTCGGCGCCAGTTGCGAGATTTATTCCGGTGACGAAGGATTGATCAAACTGGCCACGCATCCGCAGGCGGACATCGTTCTGATTGCCATCGTGGGCACGGCGGGACTCGCGCCGGCGCTCGCCGCCATCCGGGCCGGCAAAGATATCGCCGTTGCCTCCAAGGAAATTCTCGTCATGGCCGGCGAAATCGTCATGCGCGAAGCGCGGCAACACGGCGTGCGCGTGTTGGCGGTGGACAGCGAACACTCCGCCATCTTCCAATGCCTCGACGGCAAGCCCGCGGCTTCCGTGCGGAAGCTTTGGTTGACGGCCAGTGGCGGGCCGTTTCGGGACAAAGCCGTTTGGCCGCCGGAAAAGTTTGCCCGGATCACGGTGGCGGACGCATTACGCCATCCCTCCTGGGTGATGGGAAAAAAGATCACCATTGATTCCGCCACCCTGTTCAACAAGGGGCTGGAGATGATTGAAGCGCGCTGGTTGTTTGACATCGAAATGACGCGCGTGGACGTGCTGGTGCATCCGCAAAGCATCGTTCACTCGATGGTGGAATTCGTGGATGGCGCATTGCTGGCGCAGCTCTCCGCGCCCGACATGTGCCTGCCCATTCAATACGCGCTGACCTATCCCGAGCGGGTCGTGAGCACGCGGGTGCAAACCGACTTCACCGCAATCGGTCGTTTGGAATTCGAAGCCCCGGACGTGGAACGCTTTCCCGCTCTGAGCTTGGCGCGACGCGCGGGCGAGGCGGGCGGAACCCTTCCGGCTGTGTTCAACGCGGCGAATGAAGTCGCGGTGGAAGCGTTCCTAAACCAACGGATCAATTTCCCGCAGATCACCGCGACGGTTCGGCGCGTGATGGACGTTCACAAAAACCTCAACCACCCGACGTTGGAACAAATTTTGACGGCTGATGCGTGGGCGCGGCGGGAGGCCGCACGATGTTGA
- the ispG gene encoding (E)-4-hydroxy-3-methylbut-2-enyl-diphosphate synthase has translation MRYCESPYSFRRRLTREVIIGDPAKGGVIVGDNHPVVMQSMLTCDTMDTEKCVQQTLELVAVGCQIVRITAPTVKDAANLENIVAELRRRGCQVPIVADIHFKPEAAMEAIKWVEVIRVNPGNYADSKKFAIKEYTDAQYTEELERIEAKFTPLVLECKKLNRALRIGTNHGSLSDRIMNRYGDTPLGMIESALEFARICRKHDFHNFKFSMKSSNPKVMIECYRLLVTRLQREGSDWNYPLHLGVTEAGDGEDGRIKSAIGIGSLLADGLGDTIRVSLTEDSPHEIEVCRDLLAQLPVLTNSAPVAYDPQPAYDPYHFLRRETPEIALTDRVKCGGTQVIRVMVTRDVFNQVAPKISPRADVKPEAIYEATNVLELDPTQEIALDSNDQLVTVKDGTQLPALAAFRLLAAKLKRLGRSNPILLKDTLTIEPTPLTSKIALLRASIVIGALLADGIGDVILVRGEPDATKSLKLSFNILQAAGCRSFKTDYVACPSCGRTLFNLQAVTARIKARTDHLKGVKIAIMGCIVNGPGEMADADFGYVGGAPGKINLYVGKKAIKFNIPEAEAVEQLVDLIREHGKWVDP, from the coding sequence ATGCGTTACTGTGAGTCTCCCTACTCCTTCCGGCGCCGTTTGACCCGGGAAGTTATTATTGGCGACCCCGCAAAGGGCGGAGTCATTGTTGGCGACAATCATCCGGTGGTCATGCAATCCATGCTCACCTGCGACACCATGGACACGGAGAAATGTGTCCAACAAACATTGGAACTGGTGGCGGTCGGTTGCCAGATCGTGCGCATCACCGCGCCCACCGTCAAAGACGCGGCCAACCTGGAAAATATCGTCGCCGAACTGCGTCGGCGCGGGTGCCAGGTGCCGATTGTGGCGGACATTCACTTCAAACCGGAAGCGGCAATGGAAGCCATCAAATGGGTGGAGGTCATTCGCGTCAATCCCGGCAACTACGCCGATTCCAAAAAATTCGCAATCAAAGAATATACTGACGCGCAATACACGGAGGAATTGGAGCGCATCGAAGCGAAGTTCACCCCGCTCGTTTTGGAATGTAAAAAACTGAACCGCGCCCTGCGGATCGGCACCAACCACGGCTCGCTGTCGGATCGCATCATGAACCGGTACGGCGACACACCGTTGGGCATGATCGAGAGCGCGCTGGAGTTCGCGCGCATTTGCCGCAAGCACGACTTTCACAACTTCAAGTTCTCGATGAAGTCGAGCAACCCGAAGGTGATGATCGAGTGCTACCGGCTGCTGGTAACGCGACTCCAACGCGAAGGTTCCGATTGGAATTATCCGTTGCACCTCGGCGTCACCGAAGCGGGCGATGGCGAAGACGGACGCATTAAAAGTGCGATTGGCATCGGCTCCCTGCTGGCCGATGGCTTGGGCGATACCATCCGCGTTTCGCTGACCGAAGATTCGCCGCACGAGATCGAGGTTTGCCGCGATTTACTGGCGCAGCTTCCGGTTCTCACAAACTCAGCACCGGTCGCTTATGATCCGCAACCCGCCTACGATCCGTATCACTTTCTGCGGCGCGAGACTCCCGAAATCGCGCTGACCGATCGTGTAAAATGCGGCGGCACACAAGTCATTCGCGTGATGGTGACCCGCGACGTATTCAACCAGGTCGCGCCCAAAATCTCCCCGCGCGCCGACGTGAAGCCGGAGGCGATTTACGAAGCGACCAATGTCCTCGAACTCGATCCGACTCAGGAGATCGCGCTCGATAGCAACGACCAACTCGTCACGGTCAAAGACGGCACCCAGCTCCCCGCCCTCGCCGCGTTCCGGCTGTTGGCGGCCAAGCTGAAACGCCTGGGGCGATCCAATCCGATTCTGCTGAAAGACACGCTAACCATTGAGCCGACACCTTTGACGTCCAAAATCGCGCTGCTGCGCGCCTCGATCGTCATTGGCGCTCTACTGGCGGACGGAATTGGCGATGTTATTTTGGTGCGCGGCGAACCCGACGCCACCAAATCGCTGAAATTGTCCTTCAATATTTTGCAAGCGGCCGGTTGCCGTTCCTTCAAGACGGACTACGTCGCCTGCCCCAGTTGCGGGCGCACGCTGTTCAATCTTCAGGCGGTCACCGCGCGGATTAAAGCGCGCACCGATCACCTCAAAGGCGTGAAGATCGCCATCATGGGTTGCATCGTGAACGGTCCGGGCGAGATGGCCGATGCGGACTTTGGTTACGTAGGCGGCGCGCCGGGCAAGATCAATCTCTACGTCGGCAAGAAGGCGATCAAATTCAACATTCCCGAAGCCGAGGCCGTGGAACAGTTGGTGGACTTGATCCGTGAACACGGCAAGTGGGTTGATCCCTGA
- a CDS encoding phosphatidate cytidylyltransferase has protein sequence MSAVAKAPQSPSKAKVFVRRLTSTTLLWAVVLAAMFSGNALVSDIVFTCFVSVFATVGLLEFYHLAEKRGLACFKIVGMVAGLVLTLLVAAPSAGWLGTVRHPAQVNDLESAWLALVVLGLCVRQLYAKSSPSGLIAIATTLLGLLYVPWLLNFFQKINFFPGLNGNGKFFVLYFILVTKFSDTGAYAIGSLIGKHKLIPRVSPAKTWEGFVGAIAVATGASVVYVHFLQDKMPGMTLPHAIVLGIFLSATAVIGDLIESIFKREAGVKDSGHFFPGIGGILDLLDSLLFNAPLMYLYMRYVLALGEPGLSP, from the coding sequence ATGTCGGCTGTGGCCAAAGCCCCGCAATCTCCTTCCAAAGCGAAGGTCTTCGTTCGGCGTCTTACCAGCACCACCCTGTTGTGGGCCGTGGTATTGGCAGCGATGTTTTCCGGCAACGCATTGGTTTCCGATATTGTCTTTACCTGTTTCGTCAGCGTGTTCGCCACCGTCGGACTGCTCGAATTTTATCACCTGGCCGAAAAACGCGGGCTGGCTTGTTTCAAAATCGTCGGAATGGTCGCCGGACTGGTGCTGACGCTGCTCGTCGCCGCGCCCAGTGCCGGCTGGTTGGGCACAGTGCGGCATCCGGCACAGGTGAACGATTTGGAAAGCGCCTGGCTCGCTTTGGTGGTGTTGGGACTTTGCGTGCGCCAACTGTACGCCAAATCAAGTCCTTCCGGCTTGATCGCCATCGCGACCACGCTCTTGGGTTTGCTGTACGTGCCGTGGTTGCTGAATTTTTTCCAGAAGATCAATTTTTTTCCGGGGTTGAACGGCAACGGAAAATTTTTCGTGCTCTACTTTATTTTGGTGACGAAATTCAGCGACACCGGCGCGTACGCCATTGGTTCCCTGATCGGCAAACACAAGTTGATTCCGCGCGTCAGCCCGGCGAAAACATGGGAAGGGTTCGTCGGCGCGATTGCGGTGGCGACGGGCGCGAGCGTGGTCTATGTGCATTTCCTGCAAGACAAAATGCCGGGGATGACGTTGCCACACGCGATCGTGCTGGGGATTTTCCTCAGTGCCACCGCCGTGATTGGCGACTTGATCGAATCCATCTTCAAGCGCGAGGCGGGAGTCAAGGACTCGGGACATTTCTTTCCGGGCATCGGCGGAATTCTGGATTTGCTCGATAGCTTGCTGTTCAATGCGCCGCTCATGTATCTCTATATGCGCTATGTGCTGGCACTCGGTGAACCGGGGTTGTCGCCTTGA
- a CDS encoding VanZ family protein — MSKFKSLSKYWLVPVIWAGVIYFGSSDTGSAQRSSRLIAPVVRWLVPEISDAALWRIVFAARKGAHVTEYAVFAILVWWALRHSTHPEQRTGWSKRHAGLAWALATLFAMSDELHQRFVPGRQGSPWDVIIDASGAALGLFVVWLIGRWRKVW; from the coding sequence GTGTCGAAGTTCAAGTCGCTCAGCAAATATTGGTTGGTGCCGGTCATCTGGGCCGGCGTCATTTATTTTGGCTCCAGCGACACCGGGTCCGCGCAACGTTCCTCGCGTTTGATCGCTCCGGTGGTGCGCTGGTTGGTGCCCGAGATTTCGGATGCCGCCTTGTGGCGCATCGTGTTTGCCGCCCGCAAGGGCGCACACGTGACGGAATACGCGGTGTTCGCGATTCTGGTCTGGTGGGCGTTGCGACATTCGACCCATCCCGAGCAACGCACCGGCTGGTCGAAGCGACACGCGGGCCTGGCCTGGGCCTTGGCGACGCTATTTGCGATGTCTGATGAGTTGCATCAAAGGTTTGTTCCCGGACGCCAAGGCTCACCGTGGGATGTGATCATAGATGCTTCGGGCGCGGCGCTGGGGTTGTTTGTCGTCTGGCTGATCGGGCGGTGGCGCAAGGTCTGGTGA
- the rseP gene encoding RIP metalloprotease RseP produces MSTLKIVLVVFEALLALNLLIFVHELGHFLAARWRGLKVERFAIWFGKPIWRKKINGVEYALGWIPAGGYVSLPQMATMEAIEGKTTENADQLPNVSPFDKIIVAFAGPLFSFLLAVAFALAVWQVGKPTNSVDKEPLVGWVIPDGPAAKAGLLPGDLIVAVDGHPVDSFGSQTEDSVIWRIITSSGTNIALTYVRNQQTNTVYAVPVKRQTKWYERKALRQISIESSTEALVGSVLSNSPAARAGLQHGDEIIAVNGEKIYSISAVEYAKEAMTNQDAKPISITVRREGNTFASSLLAEKPLSPTNAPPMFGIAWLQKSDHRLTYPGPWEQITVSANQIFSTVGAIISKHTEIGPQQLGGAVMIIRAYTIFLQSEDGWRWVLWFSVLLNVNLALLNLLPLPVLDGGHILLSLIELVRRKAPSPKILNIIQSTFALLLITFMLWIAFYDIGDWVRSSGGRGRAQPIVFAPKN; encoded by the coding sequence ATGTCCACACTGAAAATCGTTCTCGTGGTGTTCGAAGCGCTGCTGGCGTTGAACCTCCTCATCTTCGTTCACGAATTGGGCCACTTCCTGGCCGCCCGCTGGCGCGGCTTGAAAGTCGAACGCTTCGCCATCTGGTTTGGCAAACCCATCTGGCGCAAAAAAATCAACGGCGTGGAATACGCGCTCGGTTGGATTCCCGCCGGCGGCTACGTCTCCCTGCCGCAAATGGCCACCATGGAAGCCATCGAGGGCAAAACCACCGAGAACGCCGACCAACTGCCGAACGTTTCGCCCTTCGACAAAATCATCGTGGCGTTTGCCGGACCGCTGTTCAGTTTCTTGCTGGCCGTGGCCTTTGCGCTGGCGGTCTGGCAGGTCGGCAAGCCCACCAATAGCGTGGATAAGGAGCCGTTGGTGGGTTGGGTTATTCCCGATGGCCCCGCCGCCAAGGCGGGCCTGTTGCCGGGCGACCTGATCGTGGCGGTGGACGGACATCCGGTGGACAGTTTTGGCTCGCAAACGGAGGACAGCGTCATCTGGCGCATCATCACCAGCAGCGGCACGAACATTGCCCTGACTTATGTTCGCAACCAGCAAACCAACACCGTTTACGCCGTCCCCGTCAAGCGCCAGACCAAATGGTACGAACGCAAGGCGCTGCGCCAGATTTCCATCGAGAGCAGTACGGAAGCGCTGGTTGGTTCGGTGCTGTCGAACAGTCCCGCCGCCCGCGCGGGTTTGCAACACGGGGACGAAATCATCGCCGTCAACGGCGAGAAAATTTACAGCATCTCCGCGGTGGAATACGCCAAGGAAGCCATGACCAATCAGGATGCCAAGCCCATCAGCATTACGGTGCGGCGCGAGGGCAATACCTTCGCAAGTTCGTTGCTGGCGGAAAAACCGCTTTCGCCCACAAACGCGCCGCCCATGTTCGGCATCGCCTGGCTGCAAAAGAGCGATCACCGGTTGACCTACCCCGGCCCGTGGGAACAGATCACCGTCAGCGCGAATCAAATTTTTTCCACCGTTGGCGCAATCATTTCCAAGCACACCGAGATCGGCCCGCAGCAACTCGGGGGCGCCGTCATGATCATTCGCGCCTACACGATCTTTTTGCAAAGCGAGGATGGCTGGCGTTGGGTGCTGTGGTTCAGCGTGCTGTTAAACGTCAATCTCGCACTGCTCAACCTGTTGCCGCTTCCAGTGTTGGACGGCGGGCACATTTTATTGTCCCTGATTGAGTTGGTCCGACGCAAAGCGCCCAGCCCCAAAATTCTGAACATCATTCAAAGCACCTTTGCGCTGCTGTTGATTACTTTCATGCTGTGGATTGCTTTTTACGACATCGGCGATTGGGTTCGCAGCAGCGGTGGACGAGGGCGGGCGCAACCCATCGTCTTTGCGCCTAAAAACTGA
- the mreC gene encoding rod shape-determining protein MreC — MSKRSYYIIVGLAALLALLMLNLPGSTAARLKTAFGSIFLPLFGMADGAHRLAVKTGDRLQTKSELIAANEALTRQNQELRLEVIQARSLASENERLRQLVDWKKQNRWKVKLARVIYRDPANWWRTIQIDLGTREGLSNDLPVLSPEGFLVGRVLAVNPTKAQVVLMGDPNCKVPAVVESDARSQGIIVGGRVFDGAFVELSNLPTHVKVKPGDRVVTSELSSLYPRGIQIGVVAEEPWLAESHLVQEVGVKLSANLGSLEEVWVLFR, encoded by the coding sequence ATGTCGAAACGGTCGTATTATATTATCGTCGGTCTCGCCGCCTTGCTGGCCCTGCTGATGTTGAATCTGCCGGGTTCAACGGCGGCGCGCCTGAAAACGGCCTTCGGCAGCATTTTTCTACCCCTCTTTGGCATGGCCGACGGAGCGCACCGTCTCGCTGTGAAAACTGGCGACCGGCTGCAAACCAAATCGGAACTGATCGCCGCCAACGAGGCTTTAACCCGGCAAAACCAGGAGTTGCGCCTCGAAGTGATTCAAGCCCGGTCCCTGGCCAGCGAGAACGAGCGCTTGCGTCAGTTGGTGGACTGGAAAAAACAAAACCGTTGGAAAGTCAAACTGGCCCGCGTCATTTATCGTGATCCGGCCAACTGGTGGCGCACGATCCAGATTGACCTCGGCACGCGGGAAGGACTGAGCAACGACCTGCCGGTGCTTTCTCCGGAAGGATTTCTGGTCGGACGCGTGCTCGCCGTCAACCCCACCAAAGCGCAGGTCGTGCTGATGGGGGATCCCAATTGCAAAGTGCCGGCCGTGGTCGAAAGTGACGCGCGCAGCCAGGGGATCATTGTTGGCGGGCGCGTATTTGATGGCGCGTTCGTGGAGCTTTCCAACCTGCCCACCCACGTAAAGGTGAAACCCGGAGACCGGGTGGTAACCAGCGAATTGTCCAGTCTCTACCCGCGCGGCATTCAGATTGGCGTTGTCGCTGAAGAACCGTGGCTGGCCGAATCGCACCTGGTGCAGGAGGTGGGCGTCAAATTATCCGCGAACCTTGGTTCGCTCGAAGAGGTCTGGGTGCTATTCCGATGA